Proteins found in one Penaeus vannamei isolate JL-2024 chromosome 43, ASM4276789v1, whole genome shotgun sequence genomic segment:
- the LOC113824038 gene encoding uncharacterized protein translates to MNAKKTDRTIPLSEKQQLCLVSLVTERADVVQCKSQDPMLLNRKKKIWDKIEAEFRARNPGCEPRGAQQLKWSWDHIKRRVKQEQAKQKRRRSTTGGGPPPSPPSMTEAMSAAAIIMGHELAMNDEPYDSIGLHPVDEDGDPIASVSIDLIDLQQPSTFSVPAPSISSFTPVPSPSLNPFSYSTTTSTPFTPVPAPSLNPFSYSTTTSTNPFHSNPSSFLSFPHLPSAYLPPTPSPSIVAQHLLKFLLLLPLH, encoded by the exons ATGAACGCTAAGAAGACAGACCGTACAATTCCTCTCTCTGAAAAGCAACAGCTTTGCCTGGTGAGTCTCGTCACCGAGAGAGCTGACGTGGTTCAGTGTAAGAGCCAGGACCCCATGCTcctgaatagaaaaaagaagatttGGGATAAAATTGAAGCTGAGTTTCGTGCAAGAAACCCAGGATGTGAGCCTCGTGGAGCACAGCAGCTCAAGTGGTCATGGGACCACATTAAACGGAG AGTGAAACAGGAGCAGGcaaagcagaagagaaggagaagtactACTGGTGGAGGTCCACCACCAAGTCCACCAAGCATGACTGAGGCAATGTCTGCTGCTGCCATAATCATGGGTCATGAGCTGGCCATGAACGATGAGCCATACGACTCAATAGGGTTACACCCTGTTGATGAGGACGGTGATCCAATTGCCAGTGTGTCCATAG aTCTTATAGATCTACAACAGCCAAGCACATTCAGTGTCCCTGCTCCATCCATTTCTTCCTTCACTCCTGTTCCATCCCCATCCCTTAATCCTTTTTCCTATTCAACCACTACCTCCACTCCCTTCACTCCTGTTCCAGCCCCTTCCCTTAATCCTTTTTCCTATTCAACCACTACCTCCACTAACCCATTTCACtccaatccttcctccttccttagttttccccatctcccttctgcaTATCTCCCACCTACACCTTCACCTTCCATAGTCGCCCAACACCTTCTCAaattccttctactccttccccttcactag